TGATGGCGAAGTGCCGCATGCTGATCCAGGAGAACCAGGAGCTGGGCAGGCAGTTGTCCCAGGGCCGAATCGCACAGCTAGAGGCCGAGCTCGCCCTGCAGAAGAAGTACAGTGAGGAGCTCAAAAGCAGCCAAGATGGTGAGTGTTAGCTTTTCTGTTATCACACTTTTGTATGATGTGCATCATTATCGTCTGCCATGGTTTGTCAGGAAACACTAATGTAAAATGTCATATAATGATAACCAATAATTAACACTGTGTTGTGATTGTTCCTTATTTTATAGGTTGACTCATTCATTTATAAAGTGCATCGACCAAAGTTGTAGATCATTAATTCATTTCACATAGCCATGACACAAAGTAGGTGTTTTACATGTGAAAGTGCACACACATCTGCAATGTTAAAGACCTGCTATTACAAGACAGTTGTGCAAGATAGCCTGTTTTAATACAAtagaattccaaataaaaataatccaagcCATTAAAAAGTACTGTCTGAAAATGAATGTTAAGTTGAGGAAACAAAGGGTTGTAGAATGTGTAGCTGCTGTCCCCTACAGAGAGCTACATCTTTCTGCTTTGTAGGAACGGTATCCCTAAGGCTATTATGTAGCTGCAATAATAGTGactaaattaataattacttaaaaattCAGTTATTTGCTATTGTAGATAAAGATACAGAAAAAACATTAGGGCAGACAGCAAGGTCGTAAATGGATGTAAATTATATGGATTGATTTTAAAGTAATTAGTAATTCCCATTTCTCTTTAAGTAATGTATAAATGCTTTCACATCGTGCACTTAAATGTTGTATACCCAGGTTTGCTTTTTATACTCATATATTTACGTCATACAAATTTTTACTTCAGTTGTCTCTGTTTTGTTTAGAGTTAAATGATTTCATCATTCAGCTGGATGAGGAGGTGGAAGGCATGCAGAGCACCATCCTAGttctgcagcagcagctcagggAAACCAGGCAGCAGCTGTCTCTGCAAGCCCAGGCCCAGGGCAGCTCTAGTGCAGCCGGGCCCAGCCGGACTTCTCCCTCTCCCCCCTCCACAGAGCCGCCCATACAGACTGAAGCACCGCCTGCCATCAGCTCAGCTGGGGGAAAAGACTGCGGGAGGGTGTCCAATGGACCCTCCAACGGAAACTCGTCCCAGAGGGGCGCATCTGCTGGGTCCAGTCTGTACCGTGAAGCAAGCAGTGCAGATGAGGATTATCCACTGTCGCCCTCAGTGTCCAGCCCCACTCATGGGGGCGTGTCAAAACTCTCCAACCACTCTGAGGATGCAGGCAGTCAGTGCGGAGGGGAAGGCTATGTGACTCAGCTGAGCGCAGGTTATGAGAGCGTGGACTCTCCAACAGGCAGCGAGACGTCAGTGACCCAGCACTCTAACGACACAGACTCCAATGCTGACTCCCACGAGGCTGCTGCTGTCTCCAAGGGCAACAGGACAAGCACGCGTCATGGTGCTCAGAACGGCCTGGACTCATCTGCAGCTGCTAATACCGTCACCACCAACTCCTCAGTAGCCTCCAACGCCTCGTCAGGGTCGGTTTTGTAATATtcttagtttctttgtttttttttgttttttttttatactcatGACAAACAAAAGCCACACATTTAGGGTCAGTTAGTTTTTGCTTAAGAAATCGAAAAACTGAGATGTACCGTTTTTTTAAAACCACTTTCTGTCATAACTGACGTTTTTGTCTCGACATTTTCATAAAGCCAATTACTTTGAATGCCAGATGAATGAACCTCTAGATTTGATTGGATGTTATTTTTGccgttttttaaggttttaaattgTTCTCCTTCTGCAGCCTTGGCCATTTAAACACCACTGTTTCTGTAAAATTATTTTCACTCACTAAAAACAAGCTTCTGTTGCATCATAACGCTTAATCAAGTCATGAAGCTGCAGGTTGCTTCTTCACTTGCCATGCTGGTTCAGAATGTCCTTTGTTTGTTgatgtttaaactttttaaaaaaatgttttctgtttCTCCCCATGATGAGAAGTTTTGTTTAAGTTGTGTGTACTTTTTCTGAGCTGTATCTTGTCAGATTCATATTCTGATTTCAGTTCATTTCATGTACTGACCAAATATCAATAAAGGCTTTTAATGACACTAGCATCATTTCAAATTTATGTGAATCACTAGACTACATAGAAATTATGTAACAATACTTTGGCTTTGCACAGATTTTTCCAAAGTTCTTGTTAACCTAATGAATGCAGCTGTTGCCACCATGGGCAGTTAATAACATGAGTGAAAAAAAGCTGCAGTAAATTAGGTAATTTAGTAGATGTCATAGCAGCAGTATTAGTGTGAAGCCTGTGGAAAATATTAAACTTACATTTTTAAAGCCACAATGTTTTTTTGCAGACCTAAAATAAGCACTTTGAGAAAAGGATAAAGCGAACAGCTGGTCATCCAGGCCTGCAGATGGTGCCAGAACGTGGCTTTGAGTGCTGGCTGGGCTGTGCTTCTGTCTATGGTCCTTTTTAGCAAATGAAAGCAGAGATCTGCTCAGTGGGAGGGAGGGCAGTAATCAGTAAATGGACTGCGACTGAATTTACAGACACGATTCTTTACATTGAGGCAGCACCCAGCGGAGGAAAATGAACACCGAGCCAGTGGTGATCGTGTCTGCGGCCCGGACTCCTATAGGTAAAGTCtctatcacacactcacactggatGACAAGCTGGATAAGGAAGCAGTCCACGTCTTCTTTATATAAACATGAGTTTTATATGTATGgcggagctttatttatttagagtaactTGTGTAACTCTGTAAACCGTGCAAATGTGTTTACATTACTGTTTtcacttattttaatttatttgattcaGTTAGTGCAGTATAACCTCGGCTCTCGGTGTTTACTGAACACGCCTACTGTAGCCATCAGCGCTGCAGCGCGCCGGCGGATCACGACGCTGATTGGCTCCGCTAGCGCTCTCTCCAGTCACCTCGAGTCGTGATTGGTTGAACTGCTGTAGGACCATGCGTACTgctcgtctctgattggctgaacacAAACCACTGCTGTTGATCTGAGCGGAGTTTGTAGTGACGTTAGTAGATTGAATTAATGATAATAAATATGTCAGATCAGATACGTCTATTTGCAGTgcgtaaataaaataatacatccTTCTAAACAATATTCAGATTATAAATGTTTTCTGGAAACTGTGTGAAATAAATAGCACGTCTAATGTATTTCAGTATATTACAGTAGTGCACTTGCACTATATGTGTGGTTTATGTTAACCCATTATAATGAGTGCATTTGAGCACATATAATTGTCATAATTATGAGGTAGTAAGTCATAATTGTTAGATAGTACATCATAATTATGAGGTAAGTCATAACAATGTGGTAGTAAGTTTTAAATGAGATACAAAGTCATAATTGAGATACCAAGTCATTATTATAAGGTAGTAAGTCTTAAATATTAGATACTAAGTCATGACTTAATATCTAATGAAGTCattattatgacttagtatctaatGAAGTTATCATCTGAAGTTTGAACCCTTAATTAGAGGTGACAGTGCAATTAAGCTAATGTCTAATATATTGTGGAGTTATCTTAAGTATTTTTAGAACTGAATACACCTGTAACATAGTCATAATGTAAAGTTGAAATAAAATGTGCTTTTGTCATTTAAAGGGTCTTTCAATGGGGCATTAAGCACTGTGCCCCTTAATGACCTGGGTGCTGTTGTCATTAAGGATGTACTTAAGAGAGCCAGTATAAAACCAGAGGAAGTATCTGAAGTCATCATGGGACATGTGCTCACTgctggtaatatatatatatattttactataaaattaataaaattaattattcagTTTTTTGCTGTTATCAGTTGACATATATGTGACTTTTGTGACCAATGTGATATACAGCACATTTTTGATTTGTGTTTTTGCTTGTGAAATCACAATTACAATGTAGCTTAAGTAATATTTATAATGTGCTAAACCTTTTTGCTTGCTGCCCTCAGGTCATGGGCAGAACCCCACGAGGCAGGCTAGTGTTGAGGCAGGAATCCCATACCCAGTACCAGCATGGAGCTGTCAGATGGTTTGTGGTTCTGGTTTGAAGGCTGTGTGCCTTGGAGCTCAATCCATTATGATGGGGGAGTCCAATGTGGTGGTGGCAGGGGGCATGGAAAGCATGAGCCGGGTATGGTCTGTTTTGGATGTTTTTACTATATTGACTCTGTCATAGGTAATGCATTTACTTCAAGTGTGCAGATTAGCTGAAAGTTGTACATATGCGTGTTAATAGTGATAAAATAGAACAACATGAAATTTAATTTctgttttctactgtttttttttattaccatatAAAAGAGGAATGATGCAGCCTTATTGTTAGATGCACTGTTTTCTAAATCTGGAATACAGTCAGAATCAAAGCGTATAGTGTAATGTTTTCCTTTTACTTgctaatatataaactaaatgcaGCAGAACCACAAAgattaaatatgattaaaatatcTTCACAGATAAGGAATCCCTTGCTCAGTATAGAATGGTACTCATTCATGCTCTTTAAATTTCAGGCACCTCACACAGTTCAAATGAGGGCAGGAGTAAAGATGGGAGATGCTTCACTGCAGGATTCTATAGTGGCTGATGGACTCACTGATGCTTTTCACAACTGCCACATGGGCATCACAGGTAAGTCTGATTTAGCAATATGATTTCACAAGGACCTTACTATTTACTTTAATATAGCAGCATAGTCAAAAACAGCAGCTTTGTTTTAGTACAAAGGTGAAGGGCACCTGGGTCCACTGACTGACATTTATgcaccacacactaacacacactcaaaaTAAGAAAGACTAATGTACAGTtattgaacttgttgtttttcTTCAGCGGAGAACGTGGCTAAGCAGTGGACTGTTAGTCGAGAAGCTCAAGACCAGTATGCTGTCACCTCACAGAACAGAACCGAGGCAGCACAAAAAGCTGGTCACTTTAACCAGGAGATTGTGTCAGTGATTGTTCCTTCAAGGAAAGGTAAGAAAATTTGCTCGAGTTGGACATGAATTAGTTAACATCTATTTTACACTATTAAAAGTGGTTATCTAATTGAGATTATTAAGTAAAAACCAGCAGAAAGAAAGATAATCATTTATGCTAATTACTGTGTCCTatttattattgcatttatttttttattcttattaggCCCAGTTGAAGTGAAGGTTGATGAATTTCCTCGCCATGGTAGTAATATAGATGCCATGTCTAAACTGAAGCCATGTTTTGTGAAGGATGGGTCTGGATCAGTCACTGCTGGCAATGCATCAGGTAGATAAACATTACAAAGTCTTGCTAATGATTTGACTGACATGAGACCAAGGCCACTGGTGTGTAAACAATACCCAACAATGTGATCATAAGCATGTAAAGAAGTTGTCTAATATGTAAAGAATTATAGTGTCTGTCTCGTGTCACCCATGTGGTGCTCTGAGCTGGGAATAGTTTGCTGCAGATGTTACCTACTGTCTATTTTCCTCCCTAAGGGATAAATGACGgagctgcagctacagttctcaTGAGCCAATCAGAGGCTCAGAGGCGGGGCCTTCGTCCAATGGCTAAAATCGTCTCATGGGCCCAAACTGGCCTTGACCCATCTATCATGGGCACAGGGCCAATATCTGCTATCAGGAAAGCAGTGAGTATTACCTATAGCCTGggcaatccatcaatccatttgTGTTTTGTTTCTCCATTGATTTCCATTTGTTGTGAATCATGCTAATTTTAACTGTCTGCAGCCTGGTCTTTAGCACTGGAAGGGTGACATATAAGcatgcattattttattatattttattttcctttttccttttttttggacaTTTATAATTGCAGTTCTctttattgatgttttattctattactAAACCAGTTCTGTCTCTTTCACTCACCAGACAGAAAAAGCAGGGTGGCAGCTGGCTGAAGTAGATCTGTATGAGATCAATGAGGCCTTCGCTGCTCAGTGTGTGGCGGTGGTGCAGGACCTAGGACTGAACCCAGACaaggtttttaattttattcactTCACATATGGAAAACACTTCATTTAATAAACATGAATCAACCATGATAGGACACGAGAAAACACTGGTCTtattaaacacatacacaaagtATGTGTAAAAATCTAGTCTCACATGATCTTGATTTCTACTCTCTGAATGAATATTTTCACTGAAGTTTCCCAGACTGTTGAAAAAAGGCTATTTGTGTTATTCTTTAATTTGTATATCTATCACTGGGTTAAATAGAGCTACAGCACATGTATACCAATTTGGTAAATAAGTGGTCTTCAATACTAGACCGGCTTCTTTTCACAATTCTATTACATACAATgagatatattttaaaataataatataagagAACAAATTAACATTGGTGTTGCTTCCGCcatagaaaaaaaagacaaacattatAATCACAAAACACCCttatgcatgtttaaaacattatgcaatttaaaacattatacatatttatttacaccAGCTTTCTTAAGATGACTGTTTCATGAAACTACCCCTGAATTAATATGAACATTGCATTAAAATTATGCTTTCAATCTAGGGTTTGTTGTGTTTTACTGATGTCTGTCttgttttctcattattttgcAGGTGAATATTAATGGAGGAGCTATATCTCTGGGACACCCTCTGGGTATGTCTGGCTGCAGGGTGTTGGTTACCCTGCTGCATGCACTCCAGAGGACTGGGGGCAAAAAGGGAGTTGCTGCTCTGTGTATTGGTGGTGGAATGGGAATTGCTATGTGTGTAGAGAGAGTTTAAAACAATCCGTTCTCACACATTAATGCattaaaagcagctgctgataGGGACAACTGGATCACGTTCGATTTTTACATGAATTCTGTTGGTGTTCATTTATGAACtgtatttttgtaattcagtcaaatgttaaatattttagttaaagcaATGTTAAGTCAATGAACAGTTAATTCTCAAGAGGTACTTTACAACTTGCAGTGCAGAATATCATTAGTTCTGGTTTAGATCTGACTGGTATGTCTAGAGTGCAATTTTGGGAATGAGCGTTAAACTATTGCACACAAAACTAaacataaaactgacagaaaAGAACAGTCTTATCCTGTACGTCCTGCAcgaaatgtattgtttttaaaacctttaaacatTCCATGCAATAGAAGCATTACTGTAATACTCACGTTTTGTGGATCCGGCCTGCAGTATTGATCAGACCTGTTGCCAGCAGTAATCACATTCATTATAATGATCGGCCAGGGTCCGCAGAAGAGTACATGCAATAGATCAGACCTAAGAAAACACTACCATAGACTTGCCTTAGAGAACCTTGTGCCATAAGGCTAAACTAGCCTCAGTCCTGTGCTTTCTGTAGACGGCTTTGTTATTGATGTAAGGAGTACTGTACAGTGCTTGTGTTTGCTTGAAATCTCAAGGGAAAATGTGTTTACATATCTAACCTTCACTGTgtatttcctcaataaataaataatgcaacgtGAGACCATGTGCTTTGTCTTTTTTAAATACCATTGCATGTACAGTGAAAGCCTTACACTTGAAGTGTTATACTTGTCTGGATTATCTCATAATTTATTACATATAATTACACACAAGTTTTTGCTAAAATGGGCTAAAATGCCCTGTCTTTGTCACTATGTTTATACCCACTgcaattgtttattttaattttaattattaagagGTAGTAAACATAGCCATTGTAGctaattaaacacaaaacactgttTGTTGTGCATCCTAATGTGCAGTTACATTGTTCAGGTTCTGGCCTTTTCTAACTTTGGTTTGTCCTAAACATAAGCACCATAAAAAGTTTAAGAGCACTTAGTCACACACCCTTAGCCAGAAACTGCAGCATGCAAACACTATTTAAAGACCTGTTTATAGTAGCTAAACATCTGTCAGGTACTGTAGCAAAAAATGTTTCGCATGATCATTTGCAGAAGGCCTGTAGTCCTGAGATATTATTGGGTCGTCCTGCTTCACAGCTTGTTTGAGGTCCATCCACACATTTTCTCTGATGTTTAGGCCAGGGGATTTGTTCAGGCCATTGCTTGTGAATCTGTTGCACTTTCTGGATTTATCTGTTGGCTCAAGTGAGGCATTCTGCCCAGTTTCACAACAAAGAGCTCATTGTTTATCAAGCAAGATGTTTTCTGCTTAGAGTTCAACGCCAAAATAAATTTGgacaatgacaatatttgtactatttttttcAGTCAATTACACAACTTTATTCACTTACAAAAAACACCTCTTTTACATATCCAAATTTATAATGAACACAAATGCAGATTCAACAGTTAAAATCAACTGCTGACATGTTTTATCtcctttatttttaattgtagGATCATTTGAATAAAAGGCCATAATACTGCTCAATAGTCAATcttccaattacttttgagcctgtGGAAAGGAAGGGAGTActaaataataaactataataatcaGACAGATGGCGCCAaactgtaatgtaatttttttgtagGCCCCAGAACAGAAACAGCAGCTATAGTGTATGaatgtgagtgttttttttttacactttagtcTACTGCAGTCTGTCTCAGAGTGCTTAAGACTGGATTTAGTGTAATGAGGAGTAGAAACACAGACAGTAGGATAAACAGAAGGGTGAGAGCCGGTGCCGTGATCCACCTGCCAAATGTGCTAGTGAACAgcttagagagagagggagagacagagagactgatatacagctctgaattagtttctctgattttgctatttaaaggtatatatttgattaaaatgaacattgttgttttattctataaactacagacaacttttctcatCTCAACTTTtctgtcatttagagaattttttttgcagaaaatgagaaatggctgaaataacaaaaaagatgcagagctttcagacctcaagtaatgcaaaaaaaaaaagaaaaaaaaagttcagaaagttttaagagttcagaaatcaatatttggtgaaaaacactgttttttaaatcaaagttttCGTGCAtccttgcatgttctcctccagtcttacac
This genomic interval from Astyanax mexicanus isolate ESR-SI-001 chromosome 1, AstMex3_surface, whole genome shotgun sequence contains the following:
- the LOC103037461 gene encoding pre-mRNA-splicing regulator WTAP isoform X1, with the translated sequence MTNEEPLPKKVRLNESDMKTLTREELCTRWKQHEAYVQVLEAKYADLNSNDVTGLKESEEKLKQQQQESARRENILVMRLATKEQEMQECTTQIQYLKQVQQPSAAQLRSSMVDPAINLFFLKMKAELEQTKDKLEQAQNELSAWKFTPDSQTGKKLMAKCRMLIQENQELGRQLSQGRIAQLEAELALQKKYSEELKSSQDELNDFIIQLDEEVEGMQSTILVLQQQLRETRQQLSLQAQAQGSSSAAGPSRTSPSPPSTEPPIQTEAPPAISSAGGKDCGRVSNGPSNGNSSQRGASAGSSLYREASSADEDYPLSPSVSSPTHGGVSKLSNHSEDAGSQCGGEGYVTQLSAGYESVDSPTGSETSVTQHSNDTDSNADSHEAAAVSKGNRTSTRHGAQNGLDSSAAANTVTTNSSVASNASSGSVL
- the acat2 gene encoding acetyl-CoA acetyltransferase, cytosolic, which encodes MNTEPVVIVSAARTPIGSFNGALSTVPLNDLGAVVIKDVLKRASIKPEEVSEVIMGHVLTAGHGQNPTRQASVEAGIPYPVPAWSCQMVCGSGLKAVCLGAQSIMMGESNVVVAGGMESMSRAPHTVQMRAGVKMGDASLQDSIVADGLTDAFHNCHMGITAENVAKQWTVSREAQDQYAVTSQNRTEAAQKAGHFNQEIVSVIVPSRKGPVEVKVDEFPRHGSNIDAMSKLKPCFVKDGSGSVTAGNASGINDGAAATVLMSQSEAQRRGLRPMAKIVSWAQTGLDPSIMGTGPISAIRKATEKAGWQLAEVDLYEINEAFAAQCVAVVQDLGLNPDKVNINGGAISLGHPLGMSGCRVLVTLLHALQRTGGKKGVAALCIGGGMGIAMCVERV